aaaaaaaaaatggttactgTATTAATATTTGTTAAGAATTAGTACTTAGGGAAATAAAGAAGAGTGGCAATTAGGTACTAGAAGCTTTTAAGTCTTTGATAGACAGAAAAACTAATTTGGTTTAGACATAGTGATAAAACTAAAGAGTAAGTAATCAAGGGTTGTTTTTACCATTAATGACTGcttgagcaaatgaacactgCTCCTGCGGTGGTGGCAATTCACTGATAGAAAATTTGGATGCAGGTAACTTCACAGGTTGTGTATAGGTAGGCACTTCTTCTTTGTCTAAACTTGTTCCAGAAATAAGAGGTTTACTCGGTGAAGAGCCAAGCTCAGACGATTGTGGCCTCTTATATGCTGTAGAAAAGGCGCTGCTTATTCCTGTCAAGCTATTCCCCCTTAGAAAGTTAATGAAGGGAGGAGGGGTCACACTTGTAAACATGTCCATTGACTGCCTGCACATATTCCCCGAAATACGAAGAAAAATTTAGATTACTATCCGCTTACtctttcttttatgtttcttttaggCTTAACATGATTCACCCCATATATAGCATTGTCAACCTGTTactaaatatttgtttatatggTGATGCTAATAACAAGATGGCATGCAAATGCCAATGATGGAAGCTTCAATTTTGACACGCTTGGCCTTTTAACTTGCAGGGTTGTAGCAGATCAGTGCAGGCAGAAACAGTTTTTGTTGAataaccaaaaagaagaagaatgttcAAAGAGAACCCATATacttgtctattttatttttccagcTTCagttcttttgaaattttgccTCCAAATCAAATAGATGATAAGATAGAAAATGTAGATATCGTACGTACCTGTAGCTCTGAGGCCATGAGGAGTTGCTAAGGTACATGTTTTTATCAGATGGGCTTCCTGAAGAAACTGTGTCCTCGGATTCAGTGTCGTCTTCATGCCAGCAGATCCTTTCCGCCTCGTTTTCTTCATCGTCGGTTTGGAATTCATCCCCACGGTCCGGTCCCAAATCCTCGTTCAGTTTCATATCACTCTCTCCACGTGGGATTCAAATATTACACACAAACATGATCTCATCAAACATTTCTATTTCTCTAGAGCCTGTTTTGAACTTCAAAACCAATCACCATAAACGTTAAACAGGGAAAGACTGATACGGTTGAGAGAATattgtaaaacaaaaacaagaaaaccaGAAACTTGTTACTGCAAAAcagaaaccaaaacaaaaggaatGATGCTAGTTTTGcttggtttggtttgttttcaaCTGCCTAAAAACTGACCAAGAAACCGAGCTAATCAGAGAATGCATACATGTGTCAACACAATTTACGGTCTTTAGAGTTGATGACCAAATGCAGCCGTGCAAGGGAGAAATACGACATGATCCGAAGTTAAAGctcttttgttagttttgtcTTGGTATTCtctctgattttttattttttatttttattttttatttaggttaATTGCTATTAAAGGttcttagtttttattttttgctcgtGGCTGGTGATATTTGATGCGGACAAAGTCCATGTGTCGTCTTTTAATGCTACATGCTACACCATCATTTCATTAGATTGATCATTGATGTTATGTCCATCGgcccttaatttgtttttccaaACAAAAGTTGATCAAAGGGCTATTGAACTGCCACATAAACCCGACGAAATAGAGGTGAGACAAGACTGGGATATGCagcattactcttattttttatgaaaaccatTTTAAATCAGAGTAATTTTATTCATCAAACTTCATCCCTAAAGCCTGTGTAGCGTGATTCCCCTAACTAACCAAAAAATCACTCTCGATGCATTAAATACTATGAGGGACCCCATCATATAAGCTTTAGTAGGATGAGATCAAAATGAAGAGGTGTGACAATTAGGGGCGGACCAGGGGCGGACCAGAGTGTATGgcatttggtttttcttttttttttttatagctaGGATTGATTCAGTTAAGACTACCACTTCagcattgtaaaataattataaaataagaaagtaGTTTGCACTACTCGTATCCGGAGTGTGCACACCCCAGAATTCAAAGAACACAGTTTTAAACATATTAACAGGGGAAAGAAAGGACGAAGAAAATTAGATTAACAGCAAATATACACCGTGGAAATAACACTTTAACAACagcaaatatataaaacttCTCGGAGATATTGATGTAGCAGCTTTAGGAGGGAAGTCAGAGCTTTAACAGCCAAAGTGTGATTAAAATTACAGAGCAAAAACAATGGTACAGAGGTAATCTATTTGTCAATTTGGTTGAGCTTGCCAAGGCCACTGCAACGAGCACATACGATCTGAGCCTGGTCCTTCCGTGCCGCATTTGCCCTCAAGGTCGCCCCTGCTTTCCGGACGAAACCCGCTCCATCACATTCAGGACATCTGTGATAAGCATATATACAACACACAAAGAAAGTGAAATGATGAACAAATCATCCCAATCTTAGACCCAATTTTGTTGGGTGTTTCATTATTTGGCCAAATCTATAGGATTCCTCATATGTTCACCTCCCTGACAATGATGAACTCACACACATCTTAGAGCTGCactcaaaaaaacattttacctTCCGGCCTGTTGTATGCAATTAGCATGAGTGAGATCAATTGAAGAAGCCAGCTGCAGCATATAACCCAGaaggggaaaaggaaaaaggcaaaaaagtaaaaaccaaTCTCACAGGGAGGTGTACTTACACGTCCTTGCGGGCAAATATGATAGGGAAGGCAGTCCCAAGGAGGGCCACTGCAGCAGCACCGGCAATCAGGTAGTTGGTGCCATCAGCGGATACATCTCCAACAGCTGCAACCACAGTTGAAGATCTCATTCTCTTGTTTATCTCAATCCTGTTCCACGATATGGCTGTTGAACCGCTTATCGATGGTGGAGCACAAAAGCCAGCATGTGAAGGGCCATCTGCAAATGTCGATTGCCTGTGTGCATTTGTGGGAAATATAGCCTGAAGAGGAACTATTGATACCATCTTGTTAacttctaattattttttgtgcAGTTGAATAGGCTGGAGAGATGGGTGACCAGGGTTGGAGTTGTTGGATGTTATAATGACACGCTGCAAGCTTTTTGTATTAGGGTGTTTGCATGCTAGTACTTGGATAAGGCCACGTCAGAAGCCAAGATTCCAGTGATATTCTGGATAAGGATGGGTCCCAACTCCTTCTACCATGTAGGAAGCCAAGTTAAGGCATATGTTATGACTTCTAATATTATTTCTGTTCTAGTTGCTAAAGCCTAAAGATATTAAAGCTGCTTGCACATTCGGGCATCAATGGTTTCAATAAGGAATCGTGAAAGGTAAGACTTAGCCTTAAATTGCTCTTCACAAAAATAGGATGAGAGCAAACTGACCTGTGGTAATCCATCGCCAGAATATTTTTGTGGCACCCTTTTTTCTTACCATCATACTGCATATTTTTAACTGCAGAGGAACTTCAAAACCAAATCAGGACTGACAATCCACATCTGCTGCATATTTACCACTTATTTACATGTATTGAATCTGACGCCTTCAATGCCCCAAAAAggtaaagaaaacaaataagtGACATCCTAGTAGCATCTACAACAGCTCGACATTATCTAGTACAAAGTCTTTTTAACTCGGGGATATGAAACTGTCTCTTGCTGAACTTGTCATTTTACGACATTTGCAACAATCAAGTAATGACTACAGCCCCGTTCCCAACCGTATGTATGTATTACTGGGTAGACAATCTGATCATTCTTTAAAAGAGAGGAGCATTCAGATATGTATTGTCGGGAAGCATACCACTTGAGTACCCAGAAATCATAACTGAAGACCCACTCTCACAGCATAACTATCTTCTCCTTCCATACATCCTCAAACTAAAAATTTACCAATTAAAAACTTGTGTgctttttatcaaacaaattaCTAATGTGCTCTTTCCAAACAGGGATACCGCCACATTTACAGTATCCGAAAGTGACAGCAAAAAAGGAAACATGAAATTCAACTCCACCAAAACATGAATTAAAAATTCACAATCTGTAACCATTTGAATCCCAAAGCTGGCCCGCTCCTTCCAGATTGCCTGCACACTGTATTATACAACTCACTTCACTGGAGACAAACAGCCGACAATTCTGGTGGAATGCACATAGATTCTCCGCTTCCAGCTTTATTTTCCTCATCAGTAAGACTTTTCAATCAGAAGATACACATGATTGTCTTCATTCTAGAACAATATGATACACTGTATTATACTCTTATCCATCAGAAGAGACATTTCTGCCAAAGTAACAGGCTGGATTACATTCTTTCACCGACCTATATTTATTTAATCCTCTTCTTATTTTAGAACTTCAACAATGCTCGTAACATAATATAACTAAAGTTCTCTGCCTAAGGTAATACCCATTCAACATAAGCAAAAGCAGCTCAAATAAATAACCAGATTGCATAGCattgaaaaacacaaaaagagcTGAACACTATCCAATCTATCTTGTTCCAAGGACATGGAAAATGATGCCATTTCTCTTGGATATGACAACcataatttcaaatgaaaaaataaaatagattaatGGTGTTATATCTCACCCTTCTCCTTACCAATACACTAAGCAAATCGACCTGTGGCAAAGA
Above is a genomic segment from Corylus avellana chromosome ca9, CavTom2PMs-1.0 containing:
- the LOC132191548 gene encoding uncharacterized protein LOC132191548 produces the protein MVSIVPLQAIFPTNAHRQSTFADGPSHAGFCAPPSISGSTAISWNRIEINKRMRSSTVVAAVGDVSADGTNYLIAGAAAVALLGTAFPIIFARKDVCPECDGAGFVRKAGATLRANAARKDQAQIVCARCSGLGKLNQIDK